One Huiozyma naganishii CBS 8797 chromosome 4, complete genome genomic region harbors:
- the YUH1 gene encoding ubiquitin-specific protease YUH1 (similar to Saccharomyces cerevisiae YUH1 (YJR099W); ancestral locus Anc_7.470): protein MNRQLTAVIPLESNPDVFDKFAYNLGLDTSYNFNDIFSIDDPSLLEFLPRPMVAIVLLFPIQKNKPAVGSAENKGTTPIWLKQNFKNACGLYALLHILVNNKHLLTKGSALLEYLESNDGHVGQNIDQFIVDFIDTYKQDFIQSSGDSQNPDPEDTIELHFISFISYGEKLWELDGRAVDGKPLCLGEVQKKNAAQVDLIDELVIFQRIQSYMSNVERESDKMSFSLLGLSKSWE from the coding sequence ATGAACAGGCAGCTCACGGCCGTTATACCCTTGGAATCGAATCCAGATGTGTTCGACAAGTTTGCTTACAACTTGGGGCTCGACACCTcgtacaacttcaacgatATCTTCTCCATAGATGACCCGAGTTTACTGGAGTTTTTGCCCAGACCGATGGTCGCTATAGTGTTGCTATTCCCAATACAGAAAAATAAACCAGCTGTCGGCAGCGCTGAGAACAAGGGAACCACCCCAATCTGGTTGAAACAGAATTTCAAGAATGCTTGTGGGTTGTACGCTCTGTTGCATATTTTGGTCAACAATAAACATCTGTTGACCAAGGGGTCTGCTCTCTTAGAGTACTTGGAAAGTAATGACGGTCACGTTGGACAGAACATCGACCAATTCATAGTCGATTTCATAGATACGTACAAGCAGGACTTCATCCAGTCCTCGGGAGACTCTCAAAACCCGGATCCAGAGGATACCATCGAGTTGCATTTTATCAGTTTTATATCGTACGGTGAGAAGTTGTGGGAACTCGATGGGAGAGCTGTGGATGGTAAGCCGTTGTGTCTGGGGGAAGtccagaaaaaaaatgctgCACAGGTGGATTTGATCGACGAACTAGTCATATTCCAAAGAATTCAATCGTACATGAGTAACGTCGAAAGGGAATCAGACAAAATGAGTTTCTCACTTTTGGGGTTATCAAAATCTTGGGAATGA
- the KNAG0D01340 gene encoding uncharacterized protein, giving the protein MLDMSPFNYPICPICSILQMRGTEKAARGPVGTCTSQQLLCGASETAVGRKTSSPPEIGASEDGRILRRERFQPFCIVLSQPQPDLGKGLPRQNIFLYGTSHTPRHGGTMKKETAAGDNYNAGGTRERDKLGHVPIHLVSAILSLDICRWHVTILSVWVF; this is encoded by the coding sequence ATGTTGGACATGTCCCCTTTTAATTACCCAATTTGTCCCATTTGTTCCATTCTCCAGATGAGGGGCACAGAGAAGGCCGCACGCGGACCAGTGGGGACTTGTACGTCTCAGCAGCTCCTCTGCGGGGCCTCTGAAACTGCCGTGGGGAGGAAGACCAGCTCGCCACCAGAAATAGGGGCGAGCGAGGACGGTAGAATACTGCGCAGGGAACGGTTTCAGCCGTTTTGCATTGTGTTGAGTCAGCCGCAGCCGGATCTGGGAAAGGGGCTGCCCAgacaaaacatttttttgtacGGCACCTCCCACACTCCGAGACACGGAGGCACGATGAAAAAGGAGACGGCAGCCGGGGATAACTACAACGCCGGAGGAACAAGGGAAAGAGACAAATTGGGACATGTCCCGATACATCTCGTCTCGGCCATATTGTCCCTCGACATTTGTCGCTGGCACGTGACTATCTTGAGTGTGTGGGTGTTTTAG
- the KNAG0D01350 gene encoding uncharacterized protein (similar to Saccharomyces cerevisiae YJR098C; ancestral locus Anc_1.114) produces MSEDNANAKKEEKVYAMPKFIESKSDFIELTASDVQPSAQDKDIDSDAEESEEAGESGYVYKGIETTHTFEAMDQANQLIGGSTIAAGQTEKKKAHYISLEDVDDDDTRELKKYKNYNKDHKIFAFQFPLGTSNSDEINEGPVGSFKTMKPSAEDATTIAIARREKKHELKDKLKRTDSLDSLEELILFEGEKGVNTGRSEALKRTFGVGGLTGTFKHMSYDEQETTEDGYVCSRLRNIWNELEGDVVIMGGYRGSNLAEAKTGRRIWVPIKAGFNMTTADLLIGPNPEDEIKTQKEIVPTGMLSHVGPVDVSKRLIKKIAENPRVHIEDFGYDWRLSLDISARRLRDKLQRNYDKQKEKKGTYVIAHSMGGLVAHKVLQENTNLIRGLIYVGSPSQCSNIIGPFRFGDEVMFNKTLLSKENNFFMRSSFHFLPFDGRCFIDKNTYERYDIDFFDPEVWRKLGLSPLVSEKRQKIAENNKRAQKNAAEKNAINPASTVIKSLGGATKTILNTVPIVNKLNPEKPTERYLEVEMQDDSEFKTPYDVCVKYLKRTLKDTRAYLESLEYRPEKEYPPLGIVYGNKVPTVRGCKVDGIKGIRDGHYNDFYYGPGDGVVHYKWLLPEKRGFPIVCKVASDTGHVSLMTDLDAIGKAFISIRDAEKEREKLKRKHFMSG; encoded by the coding sequence ATGAGTGAAGATAACGCCAACGCaaagaaagaggagaaggTGTACGCGATGCCAAAATTCATTGAGTCCAAATCCGATTTCATCGAACTCACCGCTTCCGATGTGCAACCATCTGCACAGGATAAAGATATAGATTCAGACGCTGAAGAATCCGAGGAGGCCGGTGAGTCCGGCTACGTGTACAAGGGGATTGAAACCACGCACACTTTCGAAGCAATGGACCAAGCGAATCAGCTGATCGGGGGGTCCACGATCGCTGCAGGTCAAAccgagaaaaagaaggctCACTACATCTCGCTCGAGGAcgtcgatgacgacgacacgagagagttgaagaagtacaagaacTACAACAAGGACCACAAGATCTTTGCGTTCCAGTTCCCTCTGGGGACCTCCAACTCAGATGAGATCAACGAGGGTCCCGTTGGCAGTTTTAAGACGATGAAACCATCCGCAGAGGATGCCACTACCATTGCCATTGCAAGAAGGGAGAAAAAACACGAATTGAAggacaagttgaagagaacGGACTCGTTGGACTCTCTGGAGGAATTGATTCTTTTCGAGGGCGAGAAGGGTGTCAACACTGGGCGTTCCGAGGCACTAAAGAGAACTTTCGGTGTCGGAGGTTTGACTGGGACTTTCAAGCACATGTCCTACGATGAGCAAGAGACCACCGAGGACGGGTACGTTTGTAGCAGATTGAGAAATATCTGGAACGAACTGGAAGGTGACGTCGTCATCATGGGTGGTTACCGTGGTTCCAACTTGGCCGAGGCCAAAACGGGGAGAAGAATTTGGGTCCCCATCAAGGCTGGCTTCAATATGACCACCGCCGACTTGTTAATTGGGCCAAACCCAGAGGACGAGATCAAGACCCAGAAGGAAATTGTCCCAACTGGGATGCTGTCTCACGTTGGACCAGTGGACGTTTCCAAGAgattgatcaagaaaatCGCAGAAAACCCTAGAGTCCACATCGAGGATTTCGGTTACGATTGGAGACTTTCCCTTGATATTTCAGCAAGGAGATTGAGAGACAAGTTGCAAAGAAACTACGACAAGcaaaaggagaagaaaggtACCTACGTTATTGCCCATTCTATGGGTGGTCTAGTCGCCCACAAGGTCCTGCAAGAAAACACTAATTTGATCAGAGGGTTGATCTACGTTGGGTCTCCTAGTCAGTGTTCCAATATTATTGGGCCCTTCCGTTTTGGTGATGAGGTcatgttcaacaagacTCTTTTGAGTAAAGAaaacaacttcttcatgAGAAGTAGTTTCCACTTCTTGCCCTTCGACGGGAGATGCTTCATCGACAAAAACACGTACGAGAGATACGATATCGATTTCTTTGACCCTGAGGTCTGGAGAAAGTTGGGGTTGTCCCCACTGGTCAGtgagaagagacagaagATTGCcgagaacaacaagagagCTCAAAAGAATGCCGCTGAAAAGAATGCTATTAACCCAGCAAGCACCGTTATCAAGTCTCTCGGTGGCGCTACCAAGACAATCCTCAACACCGTGCCAATCgtgaacaagttgaaccCAGAGAAACCCACCGAGAGGTACTTGGAGGTTGAAATGCAAGATGACAGCGAGTTCAAGACTCCTTACGATGTGTGTGTCAAATACTTAAAGCGTACTTTGAAGGACACCAGGGCATACTTGGAGAGTCTGGAATACCGTCCAGAAAAGGAATACCCTCCACTGGGTATTGTGTACGGTAACAAGGTTCCCACCGTTCGTGGTTGCAAAGTCGATGGTATCAAAGGTATCAGAGACGGTCACTACAACGACTTTTACTACGGTCCTGGTGACGGTGTTGTCCACTACAAGTGGTTGTTGCCCGAAAAGAGAGGGTTCCCCATCGTTTGTAAAGTGGCCAGTGACACTGGCCACGTCAGTTTGATGACGGATTTGGATGCTATTGGTAAGGCCTTCATCTCCATCAGAGATGCTGAaaaggagagagagaagttgaagaggaagcaTTTCATGTCCGGTTGA
- the JJJ3 gene encoding Jjj3p (similar to Saccharomyces cerevisiae JJJ3 (YJR097W); ancestral locus Anc_1.113) — translation MSKNKTHYEVLKVNSAVQLPELKLRYKELLLNTHPDKLGSAQDSESVWRDRKVTINHIQEAYKVLSDATLKAEYDKSLLDNAKKNGVYKFGEGVDEVSLDKFGFDEKDEGYILNCPRCQVHDGFKLTDDLLEEYAVEAEGRTDGMFQVLTQCTACSLWLKVNFYEAPEVDGDLENETDVHGTIPQ, via the coding sequence ATGagcaaaaacaaaacacaCTACGAAGTGTTAAAGGTGAATTCTGCAGTACAATTGCCCGAACTGAAACTGAGGTATAAAGAATTACTACTCAATACGCATCCCGATAAGCTAGGATCAGCACAGGATTCAGAAAGCGTATGGCGCGATAGGAAAGTAACCATAAATCATATACAGGAGGCGTACAAAGTGCTGTCGGATGCAACGTTAAAAGCTGAATATGACAAATCTCTGCTGGACAACGCCAAGAAAAATGGAGTCTACAAGTTCGGGGAAGGTGTAGACGAAGTCTCACTGGATAAGTTTGGTTTTGACGAGAAGGATGAAGGGTACATACTGAACTGTCCCAGATGTCAAGTGCACGATGGGTTCAAGTTGACCGATGATCTGTTAGAGGAGTACGCTGTGGAAGCAGAGGGAAGAACGGACGGCATGTTCCAAGTTTTGACGCAATGCACAGCGTGTAGTCTATGGTTGAAGGTGAATTTCTATGAGGCACCAGAAGTGGATGGAGATCTTGAGAACGAAACAGACGTTCACGGTACGATACCTCAGTAG
- the KNAG0D01370 gene encoding aldo-keto reductase superfamily protein (similar to Saccharomyces cerevisiae YJR096W; ancestral locus Anc_7.468), which yields MPVPKSYKLASGFNIPTIGLGTYDLPPSNTTAIVEAALEVGYRHLDTAVLYGNEAEVAQGAMNFLGRHPDVSREDIFYTTKLWNSQFGYEKAKRAIRECVECIGGLGYIDLLLMHSPIGGKQVRRGTWKAMQEAVDDGLVRSIGVSSYGQRHLEDLFEWSELKHAPAVNQIEISPWIMRQQLADYCKSKGIVVEAYSPLTHGYKLDDPDLLKVAEETGKNPGQVLLRWSLQHGYVPLPKTKTVSRLQLNLDVFDWELSPEHMKLLDHPEAYEPTDWECTDTP from the coding sequence ATGCCAGTTCCTAAATCGTATAAACTTGCCTCCGGGTTCAACATCCCAACAATTGGGTTGGGAACTTATGATTTGCCACCTTCGAATACCACGGCGATAGTGGAGGCCGCACTGGAGGTAGGTTACAGGCATCTAGACACCGCGGTGCTGTATGGGAACGAGGCGGAAGTCGCGCAAGGTGCTATGAATTTCCTGGGGAGACATCCCGATGTGAGTCGAGAGGATATCTTCTACACAACAAAGCTTTGGAACAGCCAGTTCGGCTACGAAAAGGCGAAGAGAGCCATTCGTGAGTGTGTCGAGTGTATTGGTGGGCTTGGCTACATTGACCTGTTGCTGATGCATTCGCCGATCGGTGGCAAACAGGTGAGAAGAGGTACGTGGAAGGCAATGCAGGAAGCTGTGGATGACGGGCTTGTCAGGAGCATTGGTGTGTCGAGCTACGGTCAGAGACACCTTGAAGATCTGTTCGAGTGGTCGGAACTGAAACATGCCCCCGCTGTGAACCAGATCGAAATCTCACCTTGGATCATGAGACAACAGTTGGCAGACTACTGTAAATCGAAGGGTATCGTAGTTGAGGCGTATTCGCCACTGACCCACGGTTACAAGCTGGATGACCCAGATTTGTTGAAGGTCGCAGAGGAAACTGGGAAAAATCCAGGACAGGTTTTGCTTAGGTGGTCGTTGCAACACGGCTACGTACCCTTACCGAAGACCAAGACGGTGTCTAGATTGCAGCTTAACTTAGATGTCTTTGATTGGGAACTGTCCCCTGAACATATGAAACTACTGGACCATCCTGAAGCATACGAGCCTACCGATTGGGAGTGTACTGATACTCCATAA
- the SFC1 gene encoding Sfc1p (similar to Saccharomyces cerevisiae SFC1 (YJR095W); ancestral locus Anc_7.467), with translation MSSNKKKASNPVINLVAGGTAGLFEALCCHPLDTIKVRMQIYRRATSKLNAAEHSAIKPPGFITTGKTIYGQEGFLALYKGLGAVVIGIIPKMAIRFSSYEWYRTLLADKTTGSVSTGNTFLAGVLAGTTEAVIVVNPMEVVKIRLQAQHLAEGAIKDVAPKYKNAIHAAYTIVKEEGIGAMYRGVSLTAARQASNQGANFTVYSKLKEFLQKYHNQEVLPSWETSCIGLISGAIGPFSNAPLDTIKTRLQKDKSISSDKSSAWKKIATIGRQLIKEEGFRALYKGITPRVMRVAPGQAVTFTVYEYVRGHLERMGLFTGKPKPKALK, from the coding sequence ATGTCATCTAATAAGAAAAAGGCGTCTAACCCAGTGATCAATTTGGTCGCTGGTGGTACCGCCGGTTTGTTCGAAGCTCTATGCTGTCATCCGTTGGATACGATAAAAGTCCGTATGCAAATCTACAGGAGGGCCACTAGCAAACTTAACGCTGCGGAACATTCAGCGATCAAACCTCCTGGGTTTATAACCACTGGGAAGACTATTTATGGACAGGAGGGGTTTTTGGCCCTGTATAAAGGTCTTGGTGCAGTTGTCATAGGTATCATCCCGAAAATGGCCATACGGTTCTCCTCTTACGAATGGTACAGGACATTGCTCGCAGATAAAACTACAGGGAGTGTTTCCACTGGGAACACATTCTTAGCTGGTGTACTTGCCGGTACCACTGAGGCGGTGATCGTGGTAAACCCAATGGAAGTGGTCAAGATTAGACTGCAAGCGCAACATTTGGCAGAGGGCGCTATAAAGGACGTAGCACCAAAGTACAAAAATGCTATCCATGCAGCGTACACCATTgtgaaggaggaaggtATCGGTGCTATGTATAGGGGGGTCTCGCTGACCGCGGCAAGACAGGCTAGTAACCAAGGTGCTAATTTCACAGTTTACtcgaaattgaaggaattCTTGCAAAAATACCACAACCAAGAGGTACTGCCCTCGTGGGAAACCTCCTGTATTGGGTTGATCTCTGGTGCAATTGGACCCTTCTCGAACGCCCCCTTGGATACAATCAAAACGAGATTACAGAAGGACAAGTCGATCAGTAGTGATAAGTCCTCCGCGTGGAAGAAGATCGCGACAATCGGaagacaattgatcaaagaGGAAGGGTTTAGGGCCCTGTACAAGGGTATCACGCCAAGAGTGATGAGAGTGGCACCGGGCCAAGCAGTCACTTTCACAGTGTACGAATACGTCAGAGGTCACCTGGAGAGAATGGGCCTGTTCACAGGTAAGCCAAAACCCAAGGCATTGAAGTGA
- the RPL43B gene encoding 60S ribosomal protein eL43 (similar to Saccharomyces cerevisiae RPL43B (YJR094W-A) and RPL43A (YPR043W); ancestral locus Anc_7.466), giving the protein MAKRTKKVGITGKYGVRYGSSLRRQVKKLEVQQHSRYECSFCGKKAVKRGAAGIWTCSSCKKTVAGGAYTVSTAAAATVRSTIRRLRDMVEA; this is encoded by the coding sequence ATGGCTAAGAGAACAAAGAAGGTTGGTATCACAGGTAAGTACGGTGTCCGTTACGGTTCCTCTCTAAGAAGACAAGTCAAGAAGCTTGAAGTCCAACAACACTCCAGATACGAATGTTCCTTCTGCGGTAAGAAGGCCGTCAAGAGAGGCGCTGCCGGTATCTGGACCTGTTCCTCTTGCAAGAAGACCGTCGCTGGTGGTGCGTACACCGTCTCCACGGCCGCTGCTGCCACTGTCAGATCCACTATCAGAAGATTGAGAGATATGGTCGAAGCCTGA
- the KNAG0D01400 gene encoding uncharacterized protein, translating into MPSLTLPRQTDTRVPEKGLKRLSFTLTHMSLPNTTRVLAAIPCPANTVALYAGLSGNTFALDLRNNATHEGKIKRRRAGKRTTIREGVPSQLVLPRSYRPPNAKICLGTTGSRKTKEKREGKQRKGKQTQKKRKKKRLCPSCGSLTGFSPHCNPHAQKTRQENRE; encoded by the coding sequence ATGCCCTCTTTGACTCTGCCTAGACAAACAGACACCAGAGTACCTGAAAAGGGGCTGAAAAGACTTTCCTTCACACTTACGCATATGTCACTACCGAACACAACGCGGGTTTTGGCAGCAATTCCCTGTCCCGCGAATACTGTCGCCCTCTACGCAGGCTTGTCCGGGAACACATTTGCCTTGGACTTACGAAACAATGCAACACATGAAGGGAAAATAAAGAGGAGGCGGGCGGGAAAACGGACAACGATAAGAGAGGGCGTACCTAGTCAATTGGTGCTTCCGAGAAGTTACCGTCCTCCGAACGCTAAGATATGTTTAGGAACTACTGGAAgtagaaaaacaaaagaaaagagagaaggaAAGCAAAGAAAGGGCAAACagacacaaaaaaaaagaaagaaaaaaagactCTGTCCTTCCTGCGGCTCTTTAACAGGCTTTTCTCCACACTGCAATCCACATGCACAGAAAACAAGGCAGGAGAACCGTGAGTGA
- the IME1 gene encoding transcription factor IME1 (similar to Saccharomyces cerevisiae IME1 (YJR094C); ancestral locus Anc_7.465) translates to MMQTGFYEPFQEGSLLQRQAPYDEGYHVGNSNNNLFSTPDDKLSSQLFSALDGTALTEFDNDNCYSDIDVDDETADSNFLFSLSSMQEETYYSTCHNEPKYNISSGSSVVSGSMPDTPHGCSDVFFTNLGGCGNMVHTQPTRVADTSNKLLFNDTLAYEDYLLQQGGGCTEAQTVNDATTATDSENSRSSSFSSIFSNDVPKQDSVGGSAVDASQTQIPYAKFPLNHAIENYPRLEHRQLVAPRPNNNNKLFVQTLENPEEYNIHEVQHWIPAIVMPSNNNSDLICTKMNKHSYDTFRYTSDTHVFAPRQQRWMEEANERNKLCRHIENKLARYTSDREYFDKIRLQEISYRFSNSYF, encoded by the coding sequence atgatgCAGACTGGGTTTTATGAGCCGTTCCAAGAGGGCTCGTTACTGCAGAGACAGGCACCCTACGATGAGGGTTACCACGTTGGTAACAGCAACAATAATCTGTTTTCAACGCCGGATGACAAGTTGTCCAGCCAATTGTTCTCCGCATTGGATGGTACTGCGCTGACAGAATTTGACAACGACAACTGTTACTCAGATATTGACGTAGACGATGAAACTGCTGATTcgaatttcttgttttcgCTTTCGAGCatgcaagaggaaacttATTACTCCACGTGCCACAACGAACCAAAGTATAACATCTCCAGTGGATCTTCGGTGGTCAGTGGGTCCATGCCAGACACACCACATGGGTGTTCGGACGTGTTTTTCACTAATTTGGGGGGGTGTGGGAACATGGTCCACACACAACCAACAAGGGTCGCAGATACCTCTAACAAGTTGTTATTCAACGATACTCTTGCCTACGAGGATTACCTCTTGCAACAAGGTGGTGGGTGTACCGAGGCACAGACAGTAAATGACGCAACAACGGCCACTGATTCGGAGAACTCAAGGTCGTCGTCCTTCTCGTCTATTTTCTCAAATGACGTACCAAAACAGGATTCAGTGGGCGGGAGCGCAGTGGACGCTTCACAAACGCAAATACCATACGCGAAATTCCCATTGAACCATGCCATTGAGAACTATCCACGTTTGGAGCACAGACAATTAGTGGCACCAAGGCCcaacaataacaataaGCTCTTCGTCCAGACTTTAGAAAACCCTGAGGAGTACAACATCCATGAGGTACAACATTGGATCCCAGCAATAGTGATGCCCTCCAATAACAACTCAGATCTGATCTGCACGAAGATGAACAAACACTCATACGATACATTCAGATACACCTCCGACACTCACGTCTTCGCCCCCAGGCAACAACGCTGGATGGAAGAGGCCAATGAACGCAACAAGCTCTGCCGTCACATCGAGAACAAACTGGCAAGGTACACTAGTGACCGCGAATACTTCGACAAGATTCGTCTCCAAGAGATATCGTACCGTTTTAGTAACAGTTACTTCTGA
- the FIP1 gene encoding cleavage polyadenylation factor subunit FIP1 (similar to Saccharomyces cerevisiae FIP1 (YJR093C); ancestral locus Anc_7.464) produces the protein MESSDDDDKFLYGSDVEETSVTNQESVKKRLHSAEEDDDASDTVKRAKTGADESEDSDSATSDEESDYDVEFIISLGPDKSRLDANSIKTLSGGTHPPSGEVISVATEQPAASEPTSIAADGEKEESAGKKGDGREGSMDQTPGINAGTLDLDKDGLFDGQPITEIDPEVLKEKPWRQPGANLSDYFNYGFNEYTWTEYLHRQEKLKQEYNPRQILMGLLNLQQQGKLDIKTRMDSRKNDMGGGMGQINNAPMMNQQNMPPTGFPPMPMFGGFPPFPMPGMMPMNMQQNGANLNNTKNTDTNKKP, from the coding sequence ATGGAATCTagcgacgatgacgacaaGTTTCTTTACGGCTCTGACGTTGAGGAAACCAGCGTCACGAACCAGGAGAGTGTGAAGAAGAGGCTACACAGCGCggaggaggacgatgacGCGTCAGACACTGTAAAGAGGGCGAAGACTGGTGCGGATGAATCTGAGGACAGCGATTCGGCCACTTCTGATGAGGAAAGCGACTATGACGTGGAGTTCATCATCAGTTTGGGTCCGGATAAGTCTAGACTGGATGCTAACTCTATCAAAACGCTCTCGGGGGGCACACATCCACCTTCCGGAGAAGTAATAAGTGTAGCTACAGAACAACCGGCAGCTAGTGAACCCACGAGCATCGCAGCCGATGGtgagaaggaggaaagtGCGGGGAAGAAGGGGGATGGGAGAGAGGGCAGCATGGACCAAACGCCGGGGATCAATGCGGGGACTTTGGACTTAGATAAGGATGGTCTTTTTGACGGACAGCCCATAACAGAGATCGATCCGGAGGTGCTGAAGGAGAAACCTTGGAGACAACCAGGTGCCAACCTGTCAGATTACTTCAATTATGGATTCAACGAGTACACATGGACGGAGTACCTGCATAGAcaggagaaactgaaacaaGAATATAATCCAAGGCAAATTTTGATGGGGCTCTTGAATCTGCAACAACAGGGAAAACTCGATATTAAAACGAGAATGGATTCAAGGAAAAACGATATGGGTGGTGGTATGGGCCAAATAAATAACGCACCCATGATGAATCAACAGAACATGCCACCCACAGGGTTTCCTCCTATGCCAATGTTTGGAGGGTTTCCACCTTTCCCCATGCCAGGTATGATGCCTATGAATATGCAACAAAATGGCGCCAACCTTAATAACACGAAAAACACAGATACCAATAAGAAGCCCTAA